One region of Gossypium raimondii isolate GPD5lz chromosome 6, ASM2569854v1, whole genome shotgun sequence genomic DNA includes:
- the LOC105774706 gene encoding 9-cis-epoxycarotenoid dioxygenase NCED2, chloroplastic, with protein sequence MATSMGNWAKTPISRPISSNSSLGFGFSHTSISWKKRNPYRRSSNTIRSALHSPSVLHFPKQPYQTPLLPSQLHDTSVHSKPKQQPQWSPLQRAASMALDMAENALLSRDLHHPLPKTADPRVQISGNFAPVPEQPAKQSLSVAGAIPSYINGVYLRNGANPLFEPVAGHHLFDGDGMIHAVSIDNGKASYACRFTETQRLRQEKELGRPIFPKAIGELHGHSGIARLLLFYARGLFGLVDHTKGTGVANAGLVYFNNRLLAMSEDDIPYHVRVTSSGDLETVGRYNFDDQLKSTMIAHPKIDPLSKELFALSYDVVQKPYLKYFKFSPDGTKSPDVEIPLPVPTMMHDFAITENFVVIPDQQVVFKLQEMITGGSPVIYDKNKKSRFGILSKNASDSNDIIWVESPDTFCFHLWNAWEEPESNEVVVIGSCMTPPDSIFNESDENLKSVLSEIRLNLKTGESTRRPIISESEQVNLEAGMVNKNRLGRKTRYAYLAIAEPWPKVSGFAKVDLFTGEVKKHIYGDKRYGGEPFFLPRDDNPESIEDDGCILSFVHDEKTWKSELQIVNAMNLQLEASIKLPSRVPYGFHGTFIDAKALVNQA encoded by the coding sequence ATGGCTACTTCCATGGGTAATTGGGCTAAAACCCCGATTTCCCGCCCTATTTCCTCAAACTCATCACTAGGTTTCGGCTTCTCTCACACATCCATCTCCTGGAAGAAACGGAATCCCTACAGGAGAAGCAGCAACACTATTCGCTCAGCTTTACACTCTCCTTCGGTTCTTCATTTTCCCAAACAACCATACCAAACCCCCTTACTTCCCTCACAGTTACATGACACCTCTGTACATTCAAAACCCAAACAACAGCCACAGTGGAGTCCCCTCCAAAGAGCTGCATCCATGGCCCTTGACATGGCAGAAAACGCCTTGCTCTCACGCGACCTTCACCACCCACTTCCTAAAACCGCTGACCCACGTGTGCAAATCTCAGGAAACTTTGCTCCTGTCCCCGAACAGCCCGCCAAGCAATCTCTATCCGTCGCCGGCGCCATCCCTTCTTACATCAACGGCGTTTACCTCCGCAACGGTGCCAACCCTTTATTCGAGCCCGTCGCTGGCCATCACTTGTTCGACGGTGACGGCATGATACATGCTGTTTCCATCGATAATGGAAAAGCTAGCTACGCTTGTCGGTTTACCGAAACGCAAAGACTTCGACAGGAAAAAGAACTAGGCCGCCCTATTTTCCCTAAAGCAATCGGTGAACTACATGGTCACTCAGGGATTGCTAGACTTTTACTGTTTTATGCGAGAGGCCTTTTCGGCCTCGTCGATCACACGAAAGGCACTGGTGTAGCTAATGCTGGTTTAGTCTATTTCAATAACCGGCTTCTTGCTATGTCCGAAGATGATATTCCTTATCACGTGCGTGTCACTTCCTCGGGTGACTTGGAAACAGTTGGGAGATACAACTTTGATGATCAACTTAAATCAACAATGATTGCACATCCCAAAATCGACCCTCTTTCCAAGGAACTCTTTGCTTTGAGTTACGACGTTGTCCAAAAGCCCTACTTGAAGTATTTCAAGTTTTCACCTGACGGTACTAAATCCCCCGACGTTGAGATTCCTCTTCCGGTGCCCACTATGATGCATGATTTTGCCATCACTGAGAACTTTGTAGTGATACCTGATCAGCAAGTGGTGTTCAAGCTACAAGAAATGATAACCGGAGGTTCTCCTGTGATTTACGACAAGAACAAAAAGTCTCGGTTCGGGATTCTTTCAAAGAATGCAAGTGATTCAAATGATATCATATGGGTGGAATCTCCTGATACTTTCTGTTTTCATCTATGGAACGCTTGGGAGGAGCCTGAATCGAATGAAGTTGTGGTGATCGGATCCTGCATGACGCCTCCCGACTCCATTTTCAACGAATCCGACGAGAATTTAAAGAGCGTACTCTCCGAAATCAGGCTTAACTTAAAGACAGGCGAATCCACGCGCCGCCCAATAATCTCAGAATCCGAGCAAGTGAACTTGGAAGCTGGGATGGTGAACAAGAACCGGCTTGGAAGGAAGACAAGGTACGCTTATCTCGCCATTGCCGAACCATGGCCGAAAGTGTCGGGATTTGCCAAGGTAGATCTTTTCACCGGGGAGGTAAAAAAACACATCTATGGTGACAAAAGATATGGTGGGGAACCCTTTTTCCTGCCTCGAGACGACAACCCTGAATCAATTGAAGATGATGGAtgcattctttcttttgttCACGATGAGAAGACATGGAAATCAGAACTCCAGATTGTGAACGCCATGAATTTACAGTTGGAAGCTTCAATTAAATTACCTTCAAGAGTTCCATACGGCTTTCATGGAACTTTCATTGACGCTAAGGCCCTGGTCAATCAAGCTTGA